From Penicillium psychrofluorescens genome assembly, chromosome: 1, one genomic window encodes:
- a CDS encoding uncharacterized protein (ID:PFLUO_001759-T1.cds;~source:funannotate) encodes MQLSLALLAAVGQAALSAASTLTPPVLPLIVRNPYLSTWLTDAREAPWSKWPMFYTGEEVGLSIMAYVPSQGAVYPLLGRPQNDLKSDAYAVQFPEYIGNNYDASTTNLTYRIDTDTQTPLDITVSFLSPITPTSTLRQSIPASYITIDVQGDTDVNVYMDVDGRWVTSDDGAPLHWQRDTIGVENHKPALQSWQFRRENELHLSEIRDRAEWGTLHFTGPASAQYQSGGAAKVRHAFASSGNLSNENDERFRPIRDHMPVFAFSKSFKLDQKNHKSADSVTFTIALIQIPVVQFASSRGLTQMRPLWNSWFPTTEELLGFHYKDHSAAGALASNYSEQLAADAYKSGADDYVDIVALTARQVMGATTFSGTPEDPILFLKEISSNGNFQTIDVIFPAFPFFMYTNPRWLAYLLEPLIEHMLSGQYPNSYAMHDLGTHFPNATGHPDGNDEYMPVEECGNILIMGLAVVNSLIYDESSDASSIWSTEGSHPTNIWKESSGSFPLNDQQILSGISHQDGKWGGGMHGQRLAEKWVKRSYRLWKQWTGYLVEFSLEPANQLSTDDFAGWLALQTNLALKGIVGINAMSKIAEVAGHKSDAEYFKKIADSYIAKWEEFGMSRDGTHAKLAYDWHGSWTTIYNLYGDAQLCFHLEDTDTETPGFVPRHIYQKQSVWYHYVRQKYGLPLDSRHLYTKTDWEFFSMAVASKPVRSEILESVATWVNETVTDRPFTDLHQTEGDGNFPGPNFFARPVIGGHFAFLALQRACGGRAMQGLSFLDDVDNETMAAWSRSAEAAAAEFVAPAAGRDRFSDGEL; translated from the exons ATGCAGCTGTCGCTCGCACTCCTGGCGGCCGTGGGCCAGGCCGCGCTCAGTGCCGCCTCCACACTCACGCCGCCAGTCTTGCCGCTGATTGTCCGCAACCCCTACCTCAGCACATGGCTCACAGATGCTCGGGAAGCACCCTGGTCCAAATGGCCCATGTTCTACACCGGAGAGGAGGTGGGCCTCTCCATCATGGCTTACGTCCCCAGCCAGGGCGCCGTATACCCGCTCCTGGGCAGACCCCAAAACGACCTGAAATCCGACGCATATGCAGTCCAGTTTCCCGAATACATCGGAAATAACTACGACGCTTCCACGACCAACTTGACCTACCGCATTGATACGGATACACAGACACCCCTTGATATCACTGTCTCGTTCCTTTCTCCCATTACGCCCACATCGACTCTGCGGCAGTCGATTCCGGCCTCCTACATCACGATCGATGTCCAGGGTGACACCGATGTCAACGTGTATATGGATGTTGATGGGCGCTGGGTGACCAGTGACGATGGTGCTCCACTACACTGGCAGCGGGATACGATCGGAGTCGAGAATCACAAGCCCGCCCTCCAGAGTTGGCAGTTTCGCAGGGAGAACGAGCTCCATCTGTCAGAGATCCGAGACCGCGCAGAATGGGGCACTCTTCACTTCACCGGGCCCGCT AGTGCCCAGTATCAGTCTGGCGGTGCAGCCAAAGTGCGGCACGCCTTTGCCAGCTCCGGCAACCTGAGCAATGAGAACGACGAGCGATTCCGGCCTATTCGTGACCACATGCCTGTCTTTGCCTTCTCCAAGTCCTTCAAGTTGGACCAGAAGAATCATAAATCCGCAGATAGCGTTACCTTCACGATTGCTCTTATCCAGATTCCTGTCGTGCAATTTGCATCTTCCCGCGGACTGACCCAGATGCGACCTCTTTGGAACTCTTGGTTCCCAACCACTGAAGAGCTGCTCGGTTTCCACTACAAGGATCATTCCGCTGCGGGGGCGCTGGCATCCAACTACTCGGAGCAACTGGCTGCGGATGCCTACAAGTCCGGGGCTGATGACTATGTCGACATTGTTGCCCTCACCGCGCGACAGGTCATGGGCGCAACCACCTTCTCCGGGACACCGGAAGACCCCATCCTGTTTCTCAAAGAGATCTCATCGAATGGCAATTTCCAAACTATCGATGTCATCTTCCCCGCCTTCCCGTTCTTCATGTACACCAACCCGCGGTGGCTGGCGTATCTGCTTGAACCGCTGATCGAACACATGCTGAGCGGACAGTATCCGAACTCGTATGCCATGCACGATCTAGGCACCCACTTCCCCAATGCTACTGGCCATCCGGACGGAAATGACGAGTATATGCCTGTTGAGGAATGTGGTAACATCCTCATCATGGGACTGGCAGTCGTGAACTCTCTCATCTACGATGAGTCGTCGGACGCTTCGTCAATCTGGTCTACCGAGGGCTCACATCCCACCAATATTTGGAAAGAATCCTCAGGAAGCTTCCCGCTGAATGACCAGCAGATCCTGTCTGGAATTTCTCATCAGGATGGGAAATGGGGCGGCGGTATGCACGGTCAGCGTCTGGCTGAGAAATGGGTGAAGCGCAGCTACCGTCTGTGGAAACAGTGGACGGGGTATCTGGTGGAATTTTCCCTGGAACCTGCCAACCAAC TTTCAACCGATGATTTCGCGGGCTGGCTGGCGCTGCAAACGAACCTGGCTCTCAAGGGCATTGTAGGCATCAACGCCATGAGCAAGATTGCCGAGGTGGCCGGACACAAGTCTGACGCTGAATACTTCAAG AAAATCGCCGATAGCTACATCGCCAAATGGGAAGAATTCGGCATGTCCCGAGATGGCACGCACGCCAAACTAGCCTACGACTGGCACGGGTCCTGGACAACAATCTACAACCTCTACGGAGACGCACAGCTCTGCTTCCACCTGGAAGACACCGACACAGAGACCCCCGGCTTTGTCCCACGACACATCTACCAGAAACAATCCGTGTGGTACCACTACGTTCGCCAGAAATACGGCCTCCCCTTGGACAGCCGCCACCTCTACACCAAGACAGATTGGGAGTTTTTCTCCATGGCGGTAGCCTCCAAGCCCGTCCGCTCCGAGATCCTCGAGTCCGTCGCCACCTGGGTCAACGAGACGGTCACCGACCGCCCCTTCACCGACCTCCACCAGACAGAAGGTGACGGCAACTTCCCCGGCCCGAATTTCTTTGCCCGCCCCGTCATCGGCGGCCACTTCGCTTTCCTGGCGTTACAGCGTGCATGTGGTGGTCGTGCAATGCAGGGCCTCTCTTTCCTAGATGATGTCGACAACGAGACCATGGCCGCTTGGTCGCGCAGCGCCGaagctgccgctgcggagTTTGTTGCCCCTGCTGCCGGGCGCGACCGGTTCAGTGACGGTGAGCTGTAG
- a CDS encoding uncharacterized protein (ID:PFLUO_001760-T1.cds;~source:funannotate) produces the protein MQSTQFPFSPVKDGRRILGEKNTNACLSPANWPKDSFSTTGTPTKRVSTAASPKKLLPSPVFAGTKRTRDQVDEIDVNSGHVKRHSPELSASPEENSTQSILQNGLEDQLQLVPDAMDTGASTPQHTQLERDEPDHLHVENLSATTENNPQPTTRAIPNDPETRKMFIQEKAHLLRSRLQSAMRNVTDHQFDRRVSELEAHSRKCPRLSLSALSTPSMLSKKATTPSQTKTPHILSAGTRFSSLLNTPDLPATRPSSASGVRDATHDVRAKTPIRDNNTPPRALGSPMQLSSPPATVGRRNGNEDGGDEPRVETRGALSPSERGDAVDGLLKLMHTDRHDNGDAWAA, from the exons ATGCAATCTACACAGTTCCCCTTCAGCCCCGTCAAGGATGGCCGCCGCATCCTCGGCGAGAAAAACACCAACGCGTGTCTGTCCCCGGCCAATTGGCCCAAGGACTCTTTCTCGACCACAGGCACCCCAACCAAACGAGTGTCAACTGCAGCATCGCCCAAGAAGCTTCTGCCTTCTCCCGTGTTCGCGGGCACAAAACGCACGAGAGACCAGGTGGACGAGATCGATGTAAACAGCGGACACGTCAAGAGACACAGTCCGGAGCTCTCGGCTTCCCCCGAAGAAAACAGCACCCAATCCATCCTCCAAAATGGCCTTGAGGATCAG CTCCAACTGGTTCCGGACGCGATGGACACCGGTGCCTCAACACCACAGCACACACAGCTCGAACGCGACGAACCAGACCATCTACATGTAGAAAATCTCTCTGCCACAACCGAAAATAACCCACAGCCTACCACGCGAGCCATTCCCAACGACCCCGAGACGCGCAAGATGTTCATCCAAGAA AAAGCacatctcctccgcagccGACTCCAAAGCGCTATGCGCAATGTCACGGACCACCAGTTCGACCGACGCGTGTCCGAGCTGGAAGCACACAGCCGCAAGTGTCCGCGGCTTTCACTCTCCGCTCTCTCGACGCCGTCCATGCTCTCCAAAAAGGCGACCACGCCTTCTCAAACCAAGACGCCGCACATTCTCTCTGCGGGAACGAGATTCTCTTCGCTGCTGAACACGCCTGACCTGCCTGCTACACGGCCATCGAGCGCGAGTGGTGTGAGGGATGCTACGCACGACGTTCGAGCTAAGACTCCCATTCGGGACAACAACACGCCACCGCGAGCGCTGGGGTCGCCGATGCAGCTGAGTAGCCCACCGGCGACGGTTGGGCGCCGTAACGGCAATGAGGATGGGGGTGACGAGCCAAGGGTCGAGACTAGAGGGGCACTGTCGCCGTCTGAGAGAGGCGATGCGGTTGACGGGCTGCTTAAGCTCATGCACACGGATCGGCACGACAATGGAGACGCATGGGCTGCATGA